The genomic segment AATCTTGAATTAATAGAAGAACATATACACGATGGGCGCAATGTGATTGCCTGCCTGGGACACTGCGGCAATTGGGAAATGTTGAATTTTATGCCCTTTAAGATACGCCATGACGTTTATGCTGTGTACAGACCCCTTAAGTCAGTGCCGATAGACATGTTCATGGTTAAGCTAAGGTCGCGTTTTGGTCTCAGGCTGGTACCAGACCATGCCATTATACGGCATGTGCTGTCAGAGAGAGGAGAGCCTGCGGTTTATCTTTTTCTCGCCGACCAGTGTCCGCGGACCAAAGAGGAGAAATACAAATTTACTTTGCTGCATCAGGACACCTACGTGTTTTCTGGCATGGAGAAGCTCGCGCGCAGTGGTCAGTCGGCGGTGATTTATTTACATATCACGCAGCTATCCAAAGGAAGCTACAAAATAGCCTGCATACCCATATGTGCTCAAGCGCAAACGACAAAGGAGGGTGATATCACGAAAAAGTACATTGACCTGTTAGCGGACAATATCAGGGAAGAACCTTACGGTTGGCTGTGGACACATAAACGGTGGAAAAATTGAGATGAAATGATCCTAGTCGGTGCCGATCCCACCGCGGGGGCTATTTCGTAGCGCTTTGACGACGGCTTCACTTTTGGAGTTGACTTGGAGTTTTTCATAAATTTTTTTGATGTGCGAACGCACAGTATCCATAGAGATAAACAGTTTATCGGCAATCATCTTATAACTATATCCTTCGACGAGTAGGTCAAGGACCTCTTTTTCACGCGCGGAAAGATCGAAAGTGGACGTTCTTGTCGTTTTACCTTCAGCAAGCATATGCAGGACCTGTGTGGCAATGGACGAAGTCATCGGAGCTCCACCGTTTAAAGCATCTTCAATATACTCCAGAATCTTGGACGGTGGTGTTTTTTTTAAGATGTAGCCATTGGCACCCGCTTTTATGGCATCAAAAACATTCGCATTGTCGTCAAATACCGTGAGCATGATTATTTTTCCCCTGAATCCGGATTGCCTTAAAAGTTTTAGTCCTGATATACCATTTACAAAAGGCATGTCTATGTCCATCAGAATGAGGTCCGGACAGTGCTTTTTTATATCCTCAGAGGCGTTGGCACAATGACCATAAGCAGCCTGTACTACATATTTTGGATCGCTATTGATGAGAATCGACAATACATCTCTCAATTGGCTGTTGTCTTCATATATCAGGATCTTTGTCATAATTAGTACAATTTAGGGAATGTTTACCGTTGTATCAATCGCATGTTGATGTGAATCTGTGTTAAATTTTGAGTGTGAGCAAAACGGTGGTTCCCCTATTTTCGGAAGATGTAATGCTGAATTGTGCCCCTAAGGCCTGACTACGCTGGGCCATATTGTACAGGCCATTGCCAGAATGCTGTCTGGAACAGTCAAAGCCTTTGCCATTATCTTTTATCTGCAGTTCGATATGTGATGGACCTGCCCCGATGTTTATAAGCACGGATGTAGCTTCAGCATATTTGGAGATATTGTTCAGCGCTTCTTTATAAATAAGGAATAAATGGCGCCGTTGTTCCATATCCAATTTTATATTGCGGATGCTATCGTCCGCTTGAAAGACATATTGGATTTTGAGCGGATCCAAAATCAAGGCCGCATGTTCGCGCATGCGGGCCACGATCTTCTGCAGCAGATCGTTGTCTGGCTTTATACTCCAGACAATATCATCCATCGCCTGCATCATCTGCGAACTGTTTGCCCCGATCCGGTCCAGGTAGGAGCGGACGATGTGATGTTGTTCCGAAAGGTCCTTTTTGGCCACCTCGCTCAGGATATGGATGGAGGTTAACGTAGAGCCTACATCATCGTGCAGATCCCGGGCCACCTTTTCCCGTAGGCGATGTACTTCCAATAATCTCTTTAGCCGATAACGGTGTAAAATAAAAATGCTGGATAAAATAAAAAGCGCTATTATAGCAAAAAACCACCAAGTTTGATAAAACGCAGGCTTTATCGTGATCGGAAGCTTGGTGATGGCAGAAAATTTACCGCCTTGGCTCTCAGAGCGCACCATAAACACGTATTTTCCCGGAGACAGTGAGGCAAAGTTGGTAGCCAGCTGAGGATCACTCGGAATCCAGGATTTTCCCGAACCTTCAAGCCGGTAGTAGTATTTAAAGCTGTCGGGATCGTTATAGGAAAGGGTCGAATAGAAGATGGAGAAGAAATTCTGCCAGTGTTCGAGTGTGACACCCCCCGCCCGGATCAGCGAATCGACCGACAGGTATTTGTCAAACAGTTTGAAATCGGTGATATGTAGCTCTTTTGGTGCAGAATTATTCCTGTTGAATTTTGAGGGGTCGAAAATTAGGACGGCTTTGTCACTGCTGAATGCAAGTTTTCCGCTCGCCAGTTTCACGCCGCAAGTCAGCAAATTGGCTACGTTCGAAGTATTCACGAGTCCATGCCGCTTGTTGAACGAACGAAATTCACGTTTGCCGGGATCAAAACGACAGATACCTGCGGTCGTGCTCATCCACAATAAACCTTCATTGTCGGTTACCAAGGCTGTTACCATGTTTTGTGGCAAGCCGTTGCCGATGTTGTATTTTGTCACTTCACCCGTGTGCAGATTTAAAATATCAAGACCGGAATAACCCGCGATAGCGAGCAGCCTGTCACCGATAAGTTCGATGCTTTGTATTTTGGAGGTGGTAAGTCCGTGGGGACCCGATTTGTAATTTTTTATGATTTTTCCAGAACTGGCTTCCAGCTGAAATACGCCTGAGCCCCGAGTACCTACCCATACGTCGTTCCCATTGCCGGGCCGGATGCAAGAGACGGACGATTTTAGATCATTGAGTATAGTATAGCCGCTATTTTCTTTTCGGATGATTTTGCCATTGTCGGTGCCAAACCATATCTGTCCGTTCGGGTGGGCCGAAATGCGGCGGATCGATTGTCCGCCGAATATTTTGGGCACCAGAAACTGCGATCTTCTGGTTTTCGCGTCAAAAAAGATCAATCTGCCATTTTTGCATCCGATCCAGCTATTTCCCGTTTTTTGATCGTATTCGATCGACCAGATATATCTAAAGTTCAGGTCCTGGGTGGGCGCTCCATTGTATAAAATATCGCTGACTTTCGGTTCGAGGTTTACTTTAAGCGCATCATTGTATTTAATCGTGGTTAATTTTTCGCCCCAAGAACCCACCATAATACCATCTGGGCCAAAGGAGGTCAGATCAGTTATGGCCGCCTTTTCAAATATACCTGAAGTAACGATATTACGCACGTGATCGCCTATGATTGACATGATATACAGTCCGTTATCCGTCGCTACCCACACATTTTGGTCGCGGTCTCTGAAAACCTGTGAAACAGTGGTGACCTGTATGCCGTAGTCTGTATTCTTCTGGTCGTAAAATTGAACAAACTTTTTTTTGTCTTCATCGAAGAGATTGAAAATATCGACACCATAGGCCCATATGATATCCCCGAACTCCACACATTCGTAAAAGTCGTGATAGTTACTACGGCTGTTGGGTTCGGACGGAATCAGCTTTTTGTTTTCAAAATTAGTGTCGGCAAGATAGATGAGGCCGTTTGTATGGCGCTTTTTGATCTGGATAAAAACACGGCCTCTGGAGTCCCTGTAAAAGCGGTTGATGTTCTTGACCGAACTCAGCTTATTGTTGGTAAAAAAGGTCTTCTTATTGCTGTCAAAATAGCCCATTCCCTGGAGTCCCGCTATCCAGAATATCCCTGTGCCATCGTATTGCAGCCACGTTGGCCCCCAGTTAGCAGGAAAGCCGATCGTATTGCTGCTCGATTCGAACTTGTTTGTCGATTCGTTCAATATTAGAATGTCTACCCCATGAAGTATAAGGAATATCTGCCCAGCTTGTTGGACGAGACGGATCTGATAATTCTGGAAGTCTTTTGTGTACTGATCGACCTTTACTTCCTGAGCTTTATTTGTTTGTGGGTTGAGCAAGAAAAATGTATGTTCCATTCGCACAAGCAGTGACTTCGACTTTTGGGATACGAGGAGCTGGTCTACGGGGAGTCCCGGAAGACCGGGACTCAGGAGCCTGCGGAAACGGATTCCATCATAACGTTGCAATCCATTTTTGGTGCCTACCCAGATAAATCCATCTGCCGTCTGCGTGACACAGTTGACAAAATTGGAAGCGAGGCCGTCGGTGATGCGGTTAAATGATATTTCCATTGCTTTGAGCATCAACGGAAGCAAGGTGAAGAGGCTTGCCAGAAACAGCGCAAACTTTTTGCTCGTCATCATCGGGCGGATTATTTTTTCAAAAATGCAACAAATACACGACTTAATAAAATCCGGGAGGCCTGTTATTCTGCGCGCCGTTTGAGATCTTCCGCTCCCCCGGTTTTTCGGATCTTCGTCGACTTGCTATCTCCAAAACTGTAGCTATAGGAAAGCATGACCAGTCGTGTATCTCTTTTGGTGCTGAAATTTTCTTTGTAATTGTTATAGACTGTTAGTCCTTTGTAGTAGTTGGTGCGGAAGATATCGCTAAAAGATAGCTTTAAAGTACTGTTGTTGCTGAATTTCTTCTGCGCACCGATATTCAGTGACCACAGTGGTGAAATACGGGCAAACGCATAGACTTCTGCTGACTTGTAGCTGGCAGCCAGTTCTGCCGCATAATTATTGCCCAACCTGATCGTGTTGACCATGTTCAGGTCTACATTAAAGTTCCCTTTGTTCTTGATTGTCGTTTCTGACACATTGCCTGAGTAGGATCCATAATAAAAATTGGCACTGGTATTCATCTCCCACCATTTTGTTACTTGAACAGGAGCGACGAGATAGAGTCCATAGTACAAGGCCGCGCTGATATTTTCGTCTGTCTGCACTGAAATGTTCTCTCCGTTTTCAATGATGGGTTTGACAACAGATGTAATGTTTTGAGCAGTTTTGCTATAGCTCACTGTTGCTAAATATTTGTTTTTCAAGCTGTATGTCAATTCGTAATTTTGCGAAGTCTGTGGGTTCAGCCCAGGATTTCCCGTCTTATATGTTGTCGCATTGATATAGTATTTGAAGGGGTTGAGCTGTATGTAGCTTGGCCGTGAGATTCTCCTGCTGAAATTGATGTCCAGCCTGTTGTCCTCATTGAGATCAAATGACAGGGATGCGCTCGGAAACAGCTGCGTATACTTTTTTTTATTGACCAGGTCCATTGTGATCTGCGTTCCGGTCACATTGGTATGTTCGGCCCGCAGCCCGACGATAGCAGTCATCCGATTCCATTTTTTTGAGAGGTTGCCGTATACGGCATGGATATATTCCTTATAGATGTAATGGTTGGATTTGCCGGTGTCCAGTACTGGCTTTTCAGCGCTGTGATCATAAAATTCCATATCGTTGTCCGACTTCACAAAACTCGATTTGATGCCAGTTTCCAATTTCCAGTTTTGTTCGAAAATCATAATCGCATCACTCTTGAGTGCATAGATGTCCAAACCGCCGTCTACGTTCCCTCGTAGTACGTAAGGTAGCGTTCCAGTTTGACCGGGTGTTTTGGTTTTGGTGTCGAAGTGCTGGACAGACTTATTGAAATAATGAATCCAGTCGATGTCGGTATTCACCTCTGAACCTAAAGTGTCCAGGCTATATCTATGGTTGAGGTTGAGACTACCGTTTCGCCACTTGTTTTTGGCATCACTTTGTGTTTGTATTTCCTTTAAGAGCTGCTGTTCGCTGTCCATTACGCTTGTTTTACTGTTGCTATTGGGCGTTAAGATATTGCTATTGAAGCTGAAGGCAGCACCCAGTATGTGGTTGTCGTTGAGCTGATAATCCAGTCCGGCCTTTCCGCTATGGTTATTGACGCCGGTTTTAATAAAGTTATCCTGAAGGTAGGCTTTTGTGAGATTTTCCTGATCATAAAAACTCCTGTTCAGAACCAGATCGTTCGACATCTCACGGTAGGCGAAATTGTAGCTCGCAAAGGTGTTTACTTTTCCTTTTCTATGGTTGATATGGAAGCTATTGCTGTTTTTGATGTATCTTCCTGTGCCTATCGCAGTTGTCACTGTTGCGTTGGTCCCCTTTTTTGTTCCTTTTTTGAGTTTTATATTGACAATTGCTGTACCTGCAGCGTCATACTTCGAAGAAGGGTTGGTGATGAATTCAATTTTATCGATCGCTGAAGCAGAAATTCCGCGTAGATAGTCAGCCAGCGCATCAGCCGTGAGGGGGATATTTTTGCCGTCAATCTGTATGAGCAGATTGTTTTTCCCTCTCAGGCTTATATTGTCATTGGCATCAATATTGACTCCCGGGGCCTTTTCCAAAACATCGAAGGCCGAGCCGCCAGTATTCTGAAGGCTACTTTCTACATTTAAAATGAGTTTACCATCCTGCCGCTCGATATAAGGGCGAGTCCTCGCAATCACGACCGTCTCCAGCCTCTTGTCGCTTATATGGATTTCTGGAAAGAGGAGGTCTCTATCCCGGATCTCGAAAACTTTGGAATTATATATATCCGATTGATGGCGACGGATCTTCACATAGTAGGATCCGTTGCCGAGGCCTTCAAATCTGAACTCTCCTGTCGGACCGAGCAGTTCGGTTTTCAGCAATTTGCTGTCCAGATCGAATAGGTGAGCTTCTAGGCTGCTGCTATCTGTGGTGACCACCTTTCCCGAAAGCACATATTGCGGCTTGTGTGCCTGCGCCAGCAGCCCAGCCGCCGGAAGCAGCAGCATGATCAGCAAAAGGATGATGTTGTTTTTCATAAGAGATAGTTTTTTGATCGTAAAGACAGATTTCGCCACCGGTCTGCCTTAGTGCGCTAATGATGCTGCAAATTAGTGAGAAAAGAAAGTCGGACCAACCACATGTTCATGTGATTCATAAGCTTATATAGCCTACCGCACTCTTGCCCGAAACGGGCAGCGATAGAAAGCTTTTTGCCTTTTGATGTCCGTCAGACAAATACCATATGGTACGGATACCTGTACGGAAATGGCTGCTGACGATAAACCACACAAAGATGTGATGGACTACCGCAGTGATAGAATTTAATTTTGAAAAAGAAATTTCTCAGGTTTTAGGAGCTGAGATAAGATCTCAACTAAAATTATTAATGAATTAAATATGGCTATTTTAAAAGAAACAATCAACAAAAAGGTACTGGAGCCCATTCATATGGTTTACATCACTCTTTTGAGCAGTGCTTTTTACGGCTACAGAACGTCTGGCAAGGCGCCCCGAGCGGTCGGAGGTAACATAAGGAACATGAAAAAGACACTCGTCCTGCTGTTACTCATATGGGCAGGAATTAGCGCTGTCCATGCCACTTCAAAATCCAGCCCACTTCGCACATGGAATGCTGTCTCAGTCATCGGTGCATATGTTAATACCATCAGTATCGGAGACGTACAGTGGGTTGAACATCTTTTCACCGATGACTTTGACTATCATTTAGACAAGACAAAGCAGCGGTATTCCAAAAAGCAATTTGTCAAGTTTTTAAAATCGATGGCAGACCACAGTTATGACTGTGTAACTGAGTTTGCATTATTGGACGAAACTCCAGTGGCCTGCATGGCTAAAATGACCCTGCAGTTTGAAACCTTTACGCGCACTGATTATATCTATATGCTGTCTACTGCCGAAGGCTGGAAAATCAGTAAGATTTTGGTTTCACATGCTCAAAAGGATAAACACGCATAATATGAAAAGATTAGCACTATTGGTCATTTTATTGACAGGAGGCAATGCGATGGCTCAGGGACTTTTTAATAAAATCAAACAAAAAGCGGAGAAGATAGCTGGGAATACCATCGAAAATGTAATCGAGGGAAAGATCAAAAAGCAAAACGAACAAGGCTCGCAGGCTGCTGCGACAACTGGCAGTGTTGAGCCGCAGGAAACCGGATCGGTCCGTCAACAGCGCGGACTGAGCAGTACGACTACGTATGACTTTGTGCCGGGGAGCAAGGTACTTCTTGCAGATGATTTCTCACAGGATCCGTTGGGTCAGTTCCCCTTAAAATGGTACACCCGTAGTAAAGGAGAGGTTGTCAGTCTCAATAATGTCAAAGGGAAATGGCTGAGGTTGTATCCCGGCACTTTTGTCAGCCCAGTGGTCGATATCGGGGAGCACGCTACTATTGAGTTTGACCTGATCATGGACTGGCCTTTGGCAGGCGGTTATATGGTGCCGGCCTTGAACTTTGCTTTTTATGACCGCGGCGATAGAGGCGAAATTTTGTCTTACGACTACCGTTTAAAAAACTGTCTCAAAGTCAGTATCGCTCCGTACCGTTCGGAAGCGGCGGTACAGTTGACTTCCTACGAAAATGTCGCCAAAAAGCTAGAGACAGATAAATATAGGGTGGCCAATTTTGATAAGAAAGTAGGCCAGGTCATTCATGTTGCGGTCAGTATTCAAAAAGAGCGGGTCCGCATCTGGCTGGATAAAGAGAAGGTGTTTGACCTGCCCAATGCAGCACCAGTGAACAGCAACTTCAACCAGCTTAAATTAGATATGGCCAGTTCCAATTATACCAACGATCAGCTGGGCTTCTATGTTTCCAATTTCAGGTTTGCCGAAGGAAGTGCCGATACGCGGTCCAAGCTATTGACGAGTGGTAGGTTAGAAACCAGTGGTATCCTCTTTGCCTCCAACTCCGCCGAAATAACATCCGATAGTGATGGCACGATAAGAGAAGTGGCAACCGTGCTCAAAGACAATCCGTCGATGAAGCTCCGCATTGTAGGCCATACTGATGCTGTTGGAGATGCTGAAAAAAATATGCTGCTGTCAAAGAAGCGTGCCGATGCCGTCCGTGATATGCTGGTCAAAACCTATGAGGTTGCCATTGCGCAGATTGAAACCGAAGGTAAAGGATCCACGGTGCCGGTCGTCGACGAAATCAGTGAGGAAAACAGAGCAAAAAATAGAAGAGTGGAATTCGTAAAGCTGTGATATCAAAATGAATCTGAAAAACAACTATGTATATATTTTGCTGGCCTATGCCACGAGCTGTGGCCTACTGCTCACTACATCCTGCAAGAAAGACCCGGTTTCGCCGGATCCGGAGATCAGTATCGCTATTACGCCATTGCCACGTCCGGTTGGTGTGGCTAAAGGAGAGATCTCAAGCAAATCTATCGGTGCCGCCGGGGGCACCCTTGTTTCGGCAGATGGACGCCTGCAAATTGCCATTCCTGCCGGCGCATTGACAGAAGACAAACTCATTTCGGTGCAACCGGTCGAACAGACAAATATAGCCGGTATCGGCTTGTCTTACCGATTGACGCCACATCAGCTCACATTTAAGAAAAAGGTGACGCTTAGTTTAGGACTGGAAGAAGTAGCCGAACAGATCGGTCTACCGCAGACCCTCGGATTTGCCTACCAGCAGGAGGACCAGGTCTGGAAGTACGTCGGTGCCAGTCGTGTGGATATGGTGCAAAAAACAATAAGTTACGAAACGACGCATTTCAGCGACTGGTCTTTGATGAACAAGCTGTCCTTGTCACCATACGAAGCCACCGTCGAACCGGGGCAGAGCCAGTCCGTACGTGCCCTGATCTACACACAGACCAAGTGGGACGACTTATTGACTCCGCTGACGGGTTCATCTGAAGGAGCAGAGCCAGGTTATCCCGTCGGCACACCAGCCGCTTTACCCAGTAGATTTATAGATACATGGGAACTAACGGGGCCTGGTAAGATTGTCAAAGCAGATGCGAGCACGGTGACTTATCAGGCTCCGGCAGCGATGAATGGCAGCGCTGCGGCCACCGTAAGTCTCAAATTGAAGGCGCCGCGGGCGGGAACTTATCTGTTACTTTCCAATCTGCACCTCTCCGGCAATGGCTGGATTGAACTCAGTATAGCCGGCGCCGCTCCGGTGAGATTTCCAGCGTCTTCAGCAGCAAAATCCGGTAATCAATATTTATTATCGAATCCTGAAAATGAAGGTGGTGGATACTTTTTGCTGCGCTGGAATGGGGGTGTGGGCGAATATGGGTACAGTATAGCCAATGGAGGTAACCATTTCCATTTTCAGACTTCTACAACCACCTACATGAGCCGATACCTGGATGAGATTGTCAAAGATATTGTACCCAGTGGCGGAAAGATCAATATCACTAAATTGGAGAATGGATGGGTAGAGGGGGCATTCCATGTCACGAATGCCGGATATGGTCAATTTTTAATGAGCACGACGACGGCGAATGGCCGCTTTAGAGCGAAGGTATTCGATTCAGGAAAGCGCTAATCTGTCAAAAGGGGAATATTTACAACATTCACGTCTGTCGCACAGCCACAGCGCTAACGCAAGCTGTAATATCGTTGTGTTAGTTTCTGGAAATCTAAGAGTTTGTTTCATATGTTTGTTAAAGCCCCGATCCGTCCCGGACAAGGGGCTTTTTGATTTCCCTGCAGGCGGCCCATCGTTGTTTCATATCAAAACCTTTATAAGTAACTTGTCAGTGGCATCTTTTTCATTTTAAAAATACCGGTAACAAGATTTCATCTACCATCATTTCTAGCCTCTTTTTGGTGATCATTTGAGGTCGGATCAAGTTTTCCGTTCGTATCAGGTCGTAGGGAAGCATTAAAGTTACTTCACTCGTTTGTTTGATTTGTTCACCTCTTTTTTCAGCATTTGACAATATGTTTTTTGTTGCGTTCAGGTATTTTTCAATAGCCTGTTGGTGTATTGGAAGCTCGTTTGTATCCGCTTTGTCTTGCGCTCTTAAAAAATAATAGTTGTTAATAATTTCGGTGCCAATCTCCATATATACTTTTTGGAATACAGTCAACAATTGTACAAAATCTTTTCGCAGGCTTCCATTGTCTTTTAATTCCGCGAAGAATACCCCATCAAACAGCTTTTTTGCCTTATATGCGTATATTTCCTGGAGCAAGTCAAAGGGTGTCGCCCATCTTCTGTAGAGCACTGTACGACTCGTATTGGCTTCATCGGCTATCTGCTGAAAGGTCAGGTCCGTAATCTTTACTGTGGTCGTCAGCTTCATTGTTGCATCGTACAAGCTTTCTAGTAGTTCATCGCCACGTCTCCTGCTGTTTTTAGTTTGCTCCATATAATTTTTCTATAAAGATAAAAAAAAATTAGAAACAATATGTATCTTATTTGGTTATTCTCTTTATCTTTGTTATAAGGTACAATTTGAATCTTATTTTTTAAAATGAACACAAGACAGCAACAGAATACCCTGTGTACGGACCAACTGAGAGATTTTTTCAAAAGTCATCATGACAAGTTGCTATGCACAGCGAATAAAAATGGAGAACCGTCAATCGCCTTGATGGGAACGCCACGATTAAATAGTGCAGGCAATATTGAACTGGAATTAAGCGACAACCCTTCGGTTTCACTAAACAATATTCAGGAGAATAAAGCCGTGGTGTTTTTGGTGTACGAACCCGCTGGTCGGGCAAGAGATTACAAAGGCGTGCGGATATACGCCGAAGCGATTGAAATACTAACAGAAGGTGAAAAATTAGAACATATTAGGGAGCTGCTTCGGATAAAATTTGGCGATGAACAGGCTGATGGGTTAGTGGCGACAGTGACTTTCCGCATCACAAAATTGCGGCCCATTGTGGACCGTGGCCAGCTCTGGAACGAACCGCCTTTTGCGGATGCCTAATATTTGGCCTCATCGTAGGATTGGGACCGAGTTACTATACCAAGGGGATTATTCATTTAGGCTACAATAACAGCGGTTTTGAATACATTAGTTTTTTAATTGTTGCAGACTTTTATTGGCAACAATTAAAAAACGAGAAAATGAAATTGAAAGACAAAACCTATCTAGTCACGGGTGGTACATCTGGGGTTGGAAAAGCTATTGCTACCGGCATTGCAAGGACAGGTGCCAATGTTGTCATCGTTAGCCGTAATACGTCAAATGGACAGCAAACTGTAAAAGAGATCTTGGAAAAAACAGCGAATAAAAATGTGTCCTTTGTTACGGCAGATTTAAGTTTGATGAAATCGGTTGAACAACTTAGCATGCAGTTTAAGCAACAATACAATCAACTGCACGGCTTGGTGAATGCCGCTGGGGCTTGGTATTTCAAAAAAGAAATTACTAGCGAAGGAATCGACAAATCATTTGCCATAAATTATCTAAGCCATTTTGTGCTTACAAATAACTTACTTGATTTAATAAAAGCAACCGATGATGCACGAATTGTTACTGTTGGTGGGGCACCTCGATTTTTAAAAAAGCCGAAAATAGATCTGAAGGATTTGCAGCTGACAAAATCATACAGTTGGTTTAGAGCTACCAATCTCGCCATGTTCGCCAGAGTTTACTTTGGCTTTGAATTAGCCGACAGGTTACAAAATACTCCGGCAAGCTCAATGCTATTTCACCCCGGATTCGTAAAATCAAATCTCGGAAAGGGGACCACTCCGTGGTGGCTAAAGCTACTATTTTCATTGTCGTCCGACGTTAGAAATGCACCTGAAAGCTGTGAAAGCGGAGTATATGTAGCGACAAAAGAAAATGCAAAATCCGCAAACGGAAAATTCTTTGACGAAAAAAATAACATCATTGAACTCCGGGACAAATTTAAGAAATCAATAGGTAACGAATTATGGCTATTGAGTGAGCAACTTACAGCAAAAAAGTAACTTTGTGATATGGCACATACAAAACCACAACGAATTAAGTCAATCGGTGAGTTTCATCGGTTTAGAGGGTTGCCTCAGCCCGCACATCCGTTGATTAGTGTCCTCACAATGGACGATCTCATTGGACACCCCGGTCAAATCGGTATGAATGTTATATTTGACTTTTATTTTATTGCTTTGAAGCGTGTGAAAGGAGTGAAGTATAAATACGGACAATCACATTACGATTTTGAAAATGACGGGGTACTGTTTTTTATGTCGCCCAATCAGGTGCTCGAACTTGAAATCGCTGAAGACAGAAAATCCAAAGAACTATCTGGTTGGATGCTACTGATTCATCCGGATTTTATCTGGAACACGCCACTTGCGAAAAACATTAAGCAATATGCATTTTTTGATTATTCCGTAAATGAAGCGTTGTTGTTATCAGAAAAAGAAGAAAAGATACTTAACGGCATTATTGAAAACATACGGGAAGAATATTACTCCAATATAGATAAGTTTAGTAAACAAATCATCGGTACATATATTGAGAATTTGCTTAGCTATTCAGAACGATTTTACAATCGTCAATTTATTACAAGGGAAAAAGCCAATCATCAAATTTTGGAAGGTTTGGAAAAACTGTTAACAGATTACTTTAGCAGTGATGATCTGGCAATTAGAGGTCTACCATCTGTTCAATATGTTTCGGAACAACTGAATGTCTCATCAAGCTATTTGGGTAGTGTACTGCGCGTGGTAACAGGTCAAAGCACGCAGCAGCATATACACGATAAATTGATAGAAAAAGCTAGAGAAAAACTTTCCACCACTAACTTATCCGTTAGTGAGATCGCCTACGAATTGGGATTTGAACATTCACAGTCATTCAGCAAACTCTTCAAGACGAAGACTAAAATGAGTCCTTTGGAGTTTCGGCAATCATTTAACTGAAAAAGCGAATTACCTCATGCCCCCAAC from the Sphingobacterium thalpophilum genome contains:
- a CDS encoding lysophospholipid acyltransferase family protein; the encoded protein is MKPKQALQVMAYKGIYIIAYAVSLLPMPILYTLASVAFFVAYYVVGYRKEVVIQNVARSFPDKRYGEIRAIVKKFYTCFASYFAEIIKGISAPAAVLDRKIIFENLELIEEHIHDGRNVIACLGHCGNWEMLNFMPFKIRHDVYAVYRPLKSVPIDMFMVKLRSRFGLRLVPDHAIIRHVLSERGEPAVYLFLADQCPRTKEEKYKFTLLHQDTYVFSGMEKLARSGQSAVIYLHITQLSKGSYKIACIPICAQAQTTKEGDITKKYIDLLADNIREEPYGWLWTHKRWKN
- a CDS encoding response regulator, whose amino-acid sequence is MTKILIYEDNSQLRDVLSILINSDPKYVVQAAYGHCANASEDIKKHCPDLILMDIDMPFVNGISGLKLLRQSGFRGKIIMLTVFDDNANVFDAIKAGANGYILKKTPPSKILEYIEDALNGGAPMTSSIATQVLHMLAEGKTTRTSTFDLSAREKEVLDLLVEGYSYKMIADKLFISMDTVRSHIKKIYEKLQVNSKSEAVVKALRNSPRGGIGTD
- a CDS encoding sensor histidine kinase, which translates into the protein MMTSKKFALFLASLFTLLPLMLKAMEISFNRITDGLASNFVNCVTQTADGFIWVGTKNGLQRYDGIRFRRLLSPGLPGLPVDQLLVSQKSKSLLVRMEHTFFLLNPQTNKAQEVKVDQYTKDFQNYQIRLVQQAGQIFLILHGVDILILNESTNKFESSSNTIGFPANWGPTWLQYDGTGIFWIAGLQGMGYFDSNKKTFFTNNKLSSVKNINRFYRDSRGRVFIQIKKRHTNGLIYLADTNFENKKLIPSEPNSRSNYHDFYECVEFGDIIWAYGVDIFNLFDEDKKKFVQFYDQKNTDYGIQVTTVSQVFRDRDQNVWVATDNGLYIMSIIGDHVRNIVTSGIFEKAAITDLTSFGPDGIMVGSWGEKLTTIKYNDALKVNLEPKVSDILYNGAPTQDLNFRYIWSIEYDQKTGNSWIGCKNGRLIFFDAKTRRSQFLVPKIFGGQSIRRISAHPNGQIWFGTDNGKIIRKENSGYTILNDLKSSVSCIRPGNGNDVWVGTRGSGVFQLEASSGKIIKNYKSGPHGLTTSKIQSIELIGDRLLAIAGYSGLDILNLHTGEVTKYNIGNGLPQNMVTALVTDNEGLLWMSTTAGICRFDPGKREFRSFNKRHGLVNTSNVANLLTCGVKLASGKLAFSSDKAVLIFDPSKFNRNNSAPKELHITDFKLFDKYLSVDSLIRAGGVTLEHWQNFFSIFYSTLSYNDPDSFKYYYRLEGSGKSWIPSDPQLATNFASLSPGKYVFMVRSESQGGKFSAITKLPITIKPAFYQTWWFFAIIALFILSSIFILHRYRLKRLLEVHRLREKVARDLHDDVGSTLTSIHILSEVAKKDLSEQHHIVRSYLDRIGANSSQMMQAMDDIVWSIKPDNDLLQKIVARMREHAALILDPLKIQYVFQADDSIRNIKLDMEQRRHLFLIYKEALNNISKYAEATSVLINIGAGPSHIELQIKDNGKGFDCSRQHSGNGLYNMAQRSQALGAQFSITSSENRGTTVLLTLKI